The proteins below come from a single Leifsonia sp. 1010 genomic window:
- a CDS encoding dTDP-4-dehydrorhamnose 3,5-epimerase family protein: MQIRELSIPDAYEVTPQQHADDRGVFFEWYRFDRLEEAVGHPLNLRQANSSVSKRGSVRGIHFADIPPSQAKYVTAPKGAVLDFVIDIRVGSPTFGKWDSVLLDDVDRRAIYVAEGLGHCFVALTEGATVSYLVTDTYNPTREHGINPLDADIALRFPDEAGEPLLSPKDTDAPGLHEAAEAGLLPTWEAARAFYASLDQAANQGGK, encoded by the coding sequence GTGCAAATCCGCGAGCTCTCCATCCCTGACGCCTACGAAGTGACGCCGCAGCAGCATGCGGACGACCGCGGCGTCTTCTTCGAGTGGTACCGCTTCGACCGGCTGGAGGAGGCGGTCGGGCACCCCCTGAACCTGCGCCAGGCCAACAGCTCGGTCTCCAAGCGCGGTTCGGTGCGCGGCATCCACTTCGCGGACATCCCGCCGAGCCAGGCCAAGTACGTCACCGCCCCCAAGGGTGCGGTCCTCGACTTCGTCATCGACATCCGCGTCGGGTCGCCGACGTTCGGGAAGTGGGACAGCGTTCTGCTCGACGACGTCGACCGCCGCGCTATCTACGTGGCCGAGGGCCTCGGGCACTGCTTCGTCGCACTCACGGAGGGCGCGACCGTCAGCTACCTCGTCACCGACACGTACAACCCGACCCGCGAGCACGGCATCAACCCGCTCGACGCGGACATCGCCCTGCGCTTCCCGGACGAGGCGGGCGAGCCCCTGCTCTCCCCGAAGGACACCGACGCACCCGGCCTGCACGAGGCCGCCGAGGCGGGGCTCCTCCCGACGTGGGAGGCCGCACGCGCCTTCTACGCGTCACTCGACCAGGCAGCGAACCAGGGAGGCAAGTAA